The Deinococcus sp. YIM 134068 DNA segment CTGACCGCCTGACAGAAAGTATGAGAAAGCGTCCCCGGTAGGGGACACTTTCTGTTTGTGACAACTGAAAATGCCGCCGGGGACGCTCCTCGACTCTACCAGGCTGTCCTGGCTCAGCTCCAGACTGGTCTGTGGAACGACATTCGCAATGCGCGCACCCTCGCCTGGATGGTCGCAGGCCTGCTGCTCTCCCAGCGCAGCTTCCTCCCGGCCTGGCTGCCCCACATCCACTCCAGCGCCACCTTCGCTCAGAGCAACGAACGCCGACTTCGTCGGTGGCTGGAGAATCCAGCCATCGACCCCACCACCATTTACGGTCCACTCGTGATCCGTGCCCTGCGCGACTGGGGCGGGCACACTCTGATCCTGGCCTTGGACACCAGTGTCCTGTTCGAGAAGTTCTGCCTGATTCGCGTTTCGGTCCTGTTCCGGGGACGAGCGGTGCCGCTCGTCTCGCGCGTCCTCGAACACCCCAGCGCTCAGGTCAGCACGGCTCAACTGCTACCCGTCCTGGCCGAAGTCAAAGGCCTGCTCGATTTCCTCGGTCAGCCTGAGGTCCGCCTTTTGGCGGACCGGGGGTTCTGCGACACGCAACTGATGGCCTGGCTGCGAGTCTGCGGGTGGCACTACCGTATCCGCATCAAGTCCAGCCTGATCCTCGCTGCGCCAGACGGCCAGCGGCTGTGCAAAGTGGGCGAGGTCAGACTCTCACCCAGGGAAACCCGTTGCTTTCACAACGTCACCCTCACCGGGCAGCATTTTGGTCCGGTTCACGTGGCTCTGGGCCGTCCATTGGACGGCCCAGAGCAGTGGCAGGTCGTGAGCGACGAGCCGACCAGCATCGAGACCTTCGCCGAGTATGGAGAACGCTTCCAGATCGAGGAAGGCTTTCTGGACGAGAAAAGCGGCCTGTTCGGTCTGGAAGATTCCAAGCTGCGAGACGCTGCCAGTCTGGAACGCCTGATTCTGGTGCTGGCGGTCGCAACCTTGCTGCTCGTGTCCGAAGGGGTTCAGATTGTGCAGCGCGGGGATCGACGTGTCGTCGATCCCCACTGGCAGCGGGCACTGAGCTATCTCAAGATCGGTCTCCGGGCTGTTCAATACGCGCTGAGCCGAGGTCAGGCGGTCTTCCTCCGCCTGACCCTCCAGG contains these protein-coding regions:
- a CDS encoding transposase yields the protein MTTENAAGDAPRLYQAVLAQLQTGLWNDIRNARTLAWMVAGLLLSQRSFLPAWLPHIHSSATFAQSNERRLRRWLENPAIDPTTIYGPLVIRALRDWGGHTLILALDTSVLFEKFCLIRVSVLFRGRAVPLVSRVLEHPSAQVSTAQLLPVLAEVKGLLDFLGQPEVRLLADRGFCDTQLMAWLRVCGWHYRIRIKSSLILAAPDGQRLCKVGEVRLSPRETRCFHNVTLTGQHFGPVHVALGRPLDGPEQWQVVSDEPTSIETFAEYGERFQIEEGFLDEKSGLFGLEDSKLRDAASLERLILVLAVATLLLVSEGVQIVQRGDRRVVDPHWQRALSYLKIGLRAVQYALSRGQAVFLRLTLQGKPDPEPLSGRKRPHTVLQTTLEVGWQLVFRSPS